The following proteins are co-located in the Polyangia bacterium genome:
- a CDS encoding 2Fe-2S iron-sulfur cluster-binding protein, which translates to MDINDEGGGGAEDSDDARALPPGQPRGAPLTIDFEGQAIRAFVGESVAVALLAGDIRTLGRSSKYHRPRGGFCFDGHCASCYLRIDGRPNLRACMTPVAPGLRCERQNAFPTADVDLLTAADWLFPGGMDHHTLMTGTRLGNRLFLKLVRQMGGSGTLPDPDTIAGAANAAPAANPEAITVDVCVVGAGPAGLTAAQVMAAAPARPRVLVIDEQAVPGGSLLAEPGGSIRAAALAGAAQAAGARLLGQATAIAFYPEDIGPDGKPGVLAVAAPDHLLRVSARRFVYATGAYDQNLPFVDNDRPGIISARGCGRLAFHHGVRPARAGGRIVVLAATPHAFRLAAGLTAAGLDVGIVDLARERVLGARGVQAVRGVDVAAIGADPAATAAARTVRGDVVAVGVLPAPASELPRQHGATVTLDPARGGFAVIVDDRFVAAADVFACGDVTGYGGPDAALASGEQAGRSVVKQLESAS; encoded by the coding sequence TTGGACATCAACGACGAAGGCGGCGGCGGCGCCGAGGACAGCGACGACGCCCGCGCGTTGCCCCCTGGCCAGCCGCGTGGCGCGCCGCTGACCATCGACTTTGAAGGACAGGCCATCCGCGCCTTCGTCGGCGAATCGGTGGCGGTGGCCTTGCTGGCCGGCGACATCCGCACGCTGGGGCGATCGTCCAAGTACCACCGGCCGCGCGGCGGGTTCTGCTTCGACGGCCACTGCGCGTCCTGTTACCTGCGCATCGACGGGCGGCCGAACCTGCGCGCCTGCATGACACCGGTGGCGCCGGGGCTGCGCTGTGAACGGCAGAATGCCTTTCCCACCGCCGACGTCGATCTGCTGACGGCGGCCGACTGGCTGTTCCCGGGCGGCATGGATCACCACACGCTGATGACCGGCACGCGCCTCGGCAATCGGCTGTTTTTGAAACTGGTGCGCCAGATGGGCGGCTCGGGAACGCTGCCTGACCCTGATACGATCGCCGGGGCGGCCAACGCGGCGCCGGCGGCGAACCCCGAGGCGATCACCGTCGACGTCTGCGTCGTGGGCGCCGGCCCAGCGGGATTGACCGCCGCGCAGGTGATGGCGGCGGCGCCGGCGCGGCCGCGGGTGCTGGTGATCGACGAGCAGGCGGTACCCGGTGGCTCGCTGCTGGCCGAGCCGGGGGGATCGATACGCGCCGCCGCCCTGGCTGGCGCGGCGCAAGCGGCAGGAGCGCGGCTGCTGGGGCAAGCGACGGCGATCGCGTTTTATCCCGAGGATATCGGCCCCGACGGAAAACCAGGCGTGCTGGCGGTGGCCGCCCCGGATCATCTGCTGCGCGTGTCGGCGCGGCGATTCGTGTACGCCACCGGCGCGTACGATCAGAATCTACCGTTCGTCGACAACGATCGGCCGGGGATCATCTCGGCCCGCGGGTGCGGGCGGCTGGCCTTTCACCACGGCGTGCGCCCGGCGCGGGCCGGCGGCCGCATCGTCGTCCTGGCGGCGACACCGCACGCGTTTCGCCTGGCGGCGGGCCTGACAGCGGCGGGGCTTGACGTCGGGATCGTCGATCTGGCGCGCGAGCGCGTGCTGGGCGCGCGCGGTGTGCAGGCCGTGCGCGGCGTCGATGTGGCGGCGATCGGCGCGGACCCGGCCGCCACGGCGGCTGCGCGCACTGTGCGCGGTGACGTGGTGGCGGTCGGCGTGCTGCCGGCCCCGGCGTCGGAGCTGCCCCGCCAGCACGGCGCGACGGTGACCCTCGATCCGGCGCGCGGTGGCTTCGCGGTGATCGTCGACGATCGGTTCGTGGCGGCGGCGGATGTTTTTGCCTGCGGCGACGTCACCGGGTACGGCGGCCCCGACGCGGCGCTGGCCAGCGGCGAACAAGCCGGCCGCTCCGTCGTCAAGCAGCTAGAATCAG
- a CDS encoding OmpA family protein — protein sequence MAAASGSARAIDLNGLAKKAAGSVENAAAGKVEQKVNAKLLADGRKNQCSFKTDTDELVPGCDAKLKKLTSALVDAKKQLDAAGLRNYKFEVSGHTDTSGSAEHNKQLSEKRAQVIVKELMARGIAAGEIIAVGMGSEKPLVTPDNTPAKKAKNRRYEIRVRL from the coding sequence ATGGCGGCAGCGTCCGGATCGGCGCGAGCCATCGATCTTAACGGGCTGGCGAAAAAAGCCGCGGGCAGCGTCGAGAACGCCGCCGCCGGCAAGGTCGAACAGAAAGTGAACGCCAAGCTGTTGGCCGACGGGCGCAAGAACCAGTGCAGCTTCAAGACCGACACCGATGAGCTGGTGCCGGGCTGTGACGCCAAGTTGAAAAAGCTGACCTCCGCGCTGGTCGACGCCAAGAAGCAACTGGACGCGGCCGGCCTGCGCAACTACAAGTTCGAGGTCTCCGGCCACACCGACACCAGCGGCTCGGCCGAGCACAACAAGCAGCTTTCGGAGAAACGCGCCCAGGTGATCGTCAAAGAGTTGATGGCGCGCGGGATCGCCGCCGGCGAGATCATCGCCGTCGGGATGGGCTCGGAAAAGCCGCTGGTCACGCCCGACAACACGCCGGCCAAGAAAGCCAAGAACCGCCGCTACGAGATCCGGGTGCGGCTCTAA
- a CDS encoding TolC family protein, translating to MAIGFFVGVLSASTAARAADAPAAAPAPQITFNEAIDRALRHNPTVAVALAEIARANALVTQARSGFFPTLVGNGSYTHLNGNRFASDRKTVTADQNQWAGNLTLTLPLVSPVAWGQTGAARDNVRISEASAADVRRALATAAARAYLTVVAQHRVIVVNETARASAKDHYTYAHTRLLGGLGHSIDDQRAAQDLASVEVQVQAAYAGLVRAREALGVLLAADTPVDSTDTVALAAPPDRESALREANVQRTDIKLLNQRLTAAQAQADRDWTYYAPLLAAVGQPFIQEGSPLVPRDGWQAQLVLTLPLYDGGLRTGIAHERAALIDEAHADLEAGLRQAQSDVRTAFDTLLLADKGLAAARDATNFAQKSLELANLAYQAGATTNLEVIDAAQRARDADTAAAQAEDVSRNARLDLLVASGRFP from the coding sequence GTGGCGATCGGGTTTTTTGTCGGCGTTCTTTCGGCATCAACCGCCGCCCGCGCCGCTGACGCGCCAGCCGCGGCGCCGGCGCCCCAGATCACCTTCAACGAAGCGATCGATCGCGCCCTTCGCCACAACCCGACGGTGGCTGTGGCGCTGGCCGAGATCGCCCGCGCCAACGCGCTGGTCACGCAAGCGCGCTCGGGCTTCTTCCCGACGCTGGTCGGCAACGGCAGCTACACGCACTTGAACGGCAACCGCTTTGCCAGTGACCGCAAGACGGTCACTGCCGACCAGAACCAATGGGCCGGCAACCTGACGCTGACCCTGCCGCTGGTGTCGCCGGTGGCGTGGGGGCAGACCGGCGCCGCGCGCGACAACGTCCGCATCTCCGAAGCCAGCGCCGCCGACGTCCGGCGCGCGCTGGCCACCGCGGCGGCGCGCGCCTACCTGACCGTGGTGGCGCAGCACCGGGTGATCGTCGTGAACGAGACCGCGCGCGCCAGCGCCAAGGATCATTACACCTACGCCCACACCCGACTGCTCGGCGGTCTGGGCCACAGCATCGACGACCAGCGGGCGGCGCAGGATCTGGCCAGCGTCGAGGTCCAGGTGCAAGCGGCGTACGCCGGCCTGGTGCGCGCGCGCGAGGCGCTGGGCGTCTTGCTGGCCGCTGACACGCCGGTAGACTCCACCGACACCGTCGCGCTGGCCGCGCCGCCCGATCGCGAATCCGCCCTGCGGGAAGCCAACGTGCAGCGCACCGACATCAAGCTGCTGAATCAGCGATTGACCGCGGCGCAGGCGCAGGCGGACCGCGACTGGACGTACTACGCGCCGCTGCTGGCGGCGGTTGGGCAGCCGTTCATTCAAGAAGGATCGCCGCTGGTGCCGCGGGACGGCTGGCAGGCGCAGCTGGTGCTGACCCTGCCGCTTTACGACGGGGGCCTGCGCACGGGCATCGCCCACGAACGCGCGGCGCTGATCGACGAGGCGCACGCCGATCTGGAAGCGGGCCTGCGCCAGGCGCAATCGGACGTGCGCACCGCCTTCGATACCTTGCTGCTGGCCGACAAGGGGCTGGCTGCCGCGCGCGACGCCACCAACTTCGCGCAGAAATCGCTGGAGCTGGCCAACCTGGCTTATCAAGCGGGCGCCACCACCAATCTGGAAGTCATCGACGCTGCTCAGCGCGCCCGCGACGCCGACACCGCCGCCGCCCAGGCCGAGGACGTCTCGCGCAACGCCCGCCTGGACCTGCTGGTGGCCAGCGGCCGATTTCCTTGA